In candidate division KSB1 bacterium, one DNA window encodes the following:
- a CDS encoding secondary thiamine-phosphate synthase enzyme YjbQ, producing the protein MRQVSHILTLPTTGKGLYEFTREVRRWLAEMRAATGLLTVFVQHTSASLLIQENADPEVQRDLERFFRRLVPEGDALFHHRAEGPDDMPAHVRAALTATSLGIPVQNGEPVLGTWQGIYLYEHRNTPHRRRIVLHFIGD; encoded by the coding sequence ATGCGTCAAGTTTCCCACATCCTGACTCTCCCCACGACGGGCAAGGGTTTGTATGAGTTCACCCGCGAGGTGCGGCGCTGGCTGGCGGAAATGCGGGCTGCCACCGGCCTGCTGACCGTCTTCGTGCAGCATACCTCCGCCTCGTTGCTGATTCAGGAAAATGCCGATCCCGAGGTGCAGCGCGATTTGGAGCGCTTCTTTCGCCGGCTGGTGCCGGAGGGCGACGCCCTGTTTCACCATCGCGCCGAGGGGCCGGATGACATGCCGGCGCATGTGCGGGCGGCGCTGACCGCAACTTCGCTCGGCATTCCCGTGCAAAACGGCGAGCCTGTCCTGGGCACGTGGCAGGGCATTTATCTCTATGAGCATCGCAACACCCCGCATCGCCGGCGCATTGTGCTGCATTTCATTGGTGATTGA
- a CDS encoding M14 family metallopeptidase, with translation MSRTPWLLLCPSATLLACFTLQAQILEFYPGAVYHPAIPTLKQVIGHDWAEKVTLPHEAERYLQTLTGSSPHLKLVKYAESWEGRALHYLIVASEKNMRRRDEIKKAMRQLAAGRGLSPAQAEELISSMPVIVWLSYGVHGNEISSPEAALLLAYHLTAAQNDSVRNRILENCVVIIDPLQNPDGRDRYVNYLRQTQGRWPDEQPLAAEHNEPWPSGRTNHYLFDMNRDWFALTQPETAGRVRSFLEWYPQVFVDLHEMGFNQTYYFPPPANPHNPNLTAAQIDWLTRFGRNNAKWFDRFRFDYFTREIFDSFYPGYGEGWPLFQGALGMTYEQAGPDGLVIRRQDDTLLRYREAVQHHFIASLATAEMAASQRGELLRLFFNYRREAIAEGTREAVKEYVFPPGRDPNRTARLAGLLLQQGIEVKRAEAPFSNPRVRDYFTGALSSRTFPAGTFVVSLAQPAKRLVRTLLDRRTEIDQAFIAEQLQRRKKRLPDEFYDVTAWSLPLLYGVECHPVETASTGNLTVLQTPPRPQGRVLGGPAPLAYLLPWGSNSAAAALAALLQQNVRVHTTDKEFVHNGVKFPRGSLIIKSRDNPADLFERLQRVATEYGVEVHATASSWVTEGVNFGSNQVRFIPPPRVALAYHLPTNPPSAGWTRFLLEQQYGYPVTIINTWQLDAADLDKFNVLILPDGSDYWGGGYTAVMREGLVQRLQHWIRNGGTLITFGDATRWLTEEKVGLLATSRELRSGKPERKATKDKEEKPAEAAAPAAAVYDYAQAVQPKEELPEATPGALLRIELEPSHWLSAGYEEGYAVVMVESRNIYTPLTLDKGVNVGVYAAEDRLIASGFTWESSRKQLANKAYLMYQPLGQGHVVAFAEDPNYRAFMDGLNLLFLNAVLFGPAH, from the coding sequence ATGTCCCGCACCCCGTGGTTGTTGCTGTGCCCGAGTGCGACTTTGCTCGCCTGTTTTACCCTGCAGGCACAGATCTTGGAATTCTATCCCGGCGCGGTTTATCATCCTGCGATTCCCACACTCAAACAAGTCATTGGCCATGACTGGGCGGAAAAAGTCACGCTGCCGCATGAAGCGGAGCGCTATTTGCAGACGCTGACCGGCAGCTCGCCCCATCTAAAGTTGGTGAAGTACGCCGAGTCGTGGGAGGGCCGTGCGCTGCACTATCTCATCGTCGCTTCCGAGAAAAATATGCGCCGCCGCGACGAGATCAAAAAGGCGATGCGGCAGCTCGCCGCCGGCCGCGGCCTTTCTCCGGCACAGGCGGAGGAGCTGATCAGCAGCATGCCGGTGATTGTCTGGCTGAGCTACGGGGTGCACGGCAACGAAATCTCCAGTCCGGAGGCGGCGCTGCTCCTCGCCTATCATCTCACCGCCGCGCAAAATGATTCCGTGCGCAACCGCATTCTGGAGAATTGCGTGGTGATCATCGACCCGTTGCAAAACCCCGATGGTCGCGACCGCTATGTCAACTACCTGCGCCAAACCCAGGGCCGCTGGCCGGATGAACAGCCGTTGGCCGCCGAGCACAACGAACCCTGGCCCTCCGGCCGCACCAATCATTACCTCTTCGACATGAATCGCGACTGGTTTGCCCTCACCCAGCCCGAAACCGCCGGCCGCGTCCGCAGCTTTCTGGAATGGTACCCGCAGGTCTTTGTCGATCTGCACGAGATGGGCTTCAACCAAACCTACTACTTCCCGCCGCCGGCGAATCCCCATAATCCCAACCTCACCGCCGCGCAAATCGACTGGCTCACGCGCTTCGGCCGGAACAATGCCAAATGGTTCGACCGTTTTCGCTTCGACTATTTCACCCGCGAAATTTTCGACTCCTTCTATCCCGGCTATGGCGAGGGTTGGCCGTTGTTTCAGGGCGCCCTGGGCATGACCTATGAGCAGGCCGGGCCGGACGGCCTGGTGATTCGGCGCCAGGACGACACCCTGCTGCGCTACCGCGAGGCGGTGCAGCACCACTTCATTGCCTCGCTCGCCACCGCGGAGATGGCCGCCAGCCAGCGCGGCGAGCTGCTGCGCCTCTTCTTCAACTATCGCCGCGAAGCCATCGCCGAGGGCACGCGGGAAGCAGTGAAAGAATATGTGTTCCCGCCGGGCCGCGATCCCAATCGCACTGCCAGGCTTGCCGGCCTGTTGCTGCAGCAGGGCATCGAGGTCAAACGCGCGGAAGCGCCCTTCAGCAACCCCCGGGTGCGTGATTATTTCACCGGCGCCCTCAGCAGCCGGACGTTTCCCGCCGGCACCTTCGTGGTTTCGCTGGCACAACCAGCGAAGCGGCTGGTGCGCACGCTGCTCGACCGTCGCACCGAAATCGATCAAGCCTTCATCGCGGAACAATTGCAGCGCCGCAAAAAAAGGCTGCCGGATGAGTTTTATGACGTCACTGCCTGGTCGCTGCCGCTGCTCTACGGCGTGGAATGCCACCCCGTCGAAACCGCTTCCACCGGCAATCTCACTGTTTTGCAAACACCGCCGCGGCCGCAGGGTCGCGTGCTCGGCGGCCCGGCCCCCCTGGCTTATTTGCTGCCCTGGGGCAGCAATTCCGCCGCCGCTGCGCTGGCGGCGTTGTTGCAGCAAAATGTCCGTGTGCACACGACAGACAAGGAATTCGTGCACAACGGTGTCAAATTCCCGCGCGGCTCGCTCATCATCAAGAGCAGGGATAATCCCGCTGATCTGTTCGAACGGTTGCAACGGGTGGCGACGGAATACGGTGTGGAGGTTCATGCCACGGCCAGCTCCTGGGTCACTGAGGGTGTGAATTTTGGCAGCAATCAGGTGCGCTTCATTCCCCCGCCCAGAGTGGCGCTGGCCTACCATCTGCCCACCAACCCGCCCTCCGCAGGCTGGACGCGCTTTTTGCTCGAACAACAGTATGGCTACCCGGTGACAATCATCAACACCTGGCAGCTCGATGCCGCGGACCTCGACAAGTTCAACGTGTTGATCCTGCCGGACGGCTCGGATTATTGGGGCGGCGGCTATACTGCCGTCATGCGGGAAGGCCTGGTGCAACGGCTGCAGCATTGGATTCGCAACGGCGGCACCCTCATCACCTTTGGCGACGCGACGCGCTGGCTGACCGAAGAGAAAGTCGGCCTGCTGGCGACTTCACGCGAGTTGCGCAGCGGCAAACCCGAGCGCAAAGCGACCAAGGACAAAGAAGAGAAGCCCGCCGAAGCGGCCGCGCCGGCCGCCGCTGTCTATGATTACGCGCAGGCCGTGCAACCCAAAGAGGAATTGCCCGAAGCCACGCCGGGCGCGCTGTTGCGCATCGAGTTGGAGCCGTCGCACTGGCTGAGTGCCGGCTATGAAGAGGGGTATGCCGTGGTGATGGTCGAAAGCCGCAACATCTACACCCCGCTCACGCTCGACAAGGGGGTGAATGTCGGCGTCTATGCCGCGGAAGACAGGCTCATTGCCAGCGGTTTCACCTGGGAATCCTCGCGCAAGCAGCTCGCCAACAAAGCCTATCTCATGTATCAACCCTTGGGGCAGGGACACGTGGTGGCGTTTGCCGAAGATCCCAACTACCGCGCTTTCATGGACGGCCTGAATTTGCTGTTCCTGAACGCGGTGTTGTTTGGCCCGGCGCATTGA
- a CDS encoding trypsin-like peptidase domain-containing protein, protein MQEQTQAAARVRARPPARHFLLCAVLTALLLTPARQIAAQAQQTSRGVPAATPDFVPAVRRILPSVVAVSCLRILSAQDLQLYRERRPRDRGREFEPPPELQQRSTGAGLIISADGHVLTNTHVVEFADKITVTLHDQRTFPAQVLGADPLSEIAVLKIAATGLQPAVLGNSQATQVGEWVLAVGNPLELRFTVTAGIVSAKGRQLNVIQESFGVEYFLQTDAAINPGNSGGGLFNLNGEAIGLITAIATETGYDVGLGFAVPIDLAMRIAADLMRSGKVVRGYLGVVLRPVKELEARALGLTVPTGVFIDDLYAGSPAELAGLQPADVILRIDGVPVKQTNEVQARIAALKPGTRITLEIFREQRVLTVRARLAELPANETLSPPPGPLPAFENQGIQAVNLGSLEESDLRKPWRGGVKVTAVARYSPAEQAGLMVDDIIVAVNRQPVHTTGELAEQLRRFAAGSAVMLAVLRAAGLYHLFLEVY, encoded by the coding sequence ATGCAGGAGCAAACGCAAGCGGCAGCGCGCGTGCGGGCGCGGCCGCCGGCCCGCCATTTTCTGTTGTGTGCCGTTCTCACCGCATTACTCCTCACCCCCGCGCGGCAAATCGCTGCGCAAGCGCAACAGACTTCCCGCGGCGTGCCGGCCGCAACACCGGATTTCGTGCCGGCCGTCAGGCGCATTCTGCCCTCGGTGGTGGCGGTCTCCTGCCTGCGCATCCTTTCCGCGCAGGATTTGCAGCTTTATCGTGAACGCAGACCACGCGACCGTGGCCGGGAGTTCGAGCCGCCGCCCGAGTTGCAACAGCGCAGCACCGGCGCCGGCCTGATCATCTCTGCCGACGGCCATGTGCTCACCAACACCCACGTGGTGGAATTCGCCGACAAAATCACCGTGACGTTGCACGATCAGCGCACCTTTCCGGCACAAGTGCTCGGCGCGGATCCGCTTTCCGAAATTGCGGTGCTGAAAATCGCGGCGACCGGGTTGCAACCGGCGGTGCTGGGAAATTCGCAGGCCACACAGGTGGGCGAATGGGTGCTGGCGGTCGGCAATCCGCTGGAGCTGCGGTTCACGGTGACGGCCGGCATCGTGAGTGCGAAGGGCCGGCAGCTCAATGTGATTCAGGAAAGTTTTGGCGTCGAGTATTTTCTGCAAACCGATGCCGCCATCAACCCCGGCAACAGCGGCGGCGGGCTGTTCAACCTCAATGGCGAAGCGATCGGCCTCATTACGGCGATCGCCACGGAAACGGGCTATGATGTCGGGCTGGGCTTTGCGGTGCCGATCGATTTGGCCATGCGCATCGCGGCGGACTTGATGCGAAGCGGCAAGGTTGTGCGCGGCTATCTCGGCGTGGTGCTGCGGCCGGTGAAAGAGTTGGAGGCACGTGCCCTGGGGTTGACGGTGCCCACCGGGGTTTTCATCGATGACCTCTATGCCGGCAGCCCGGCCGAGCTTGCCGGCCTGCAGCCCGCCGATGTCATCCTCCGCATTGATGGCGTGCCGGTGAAGCAAACCAACGAGGTACAGGCGCGCATTGCTGCGCTGAAACCGGGCACGCGGATCACGCTCGAGATTTTCCGTGAGCAGCGCGTGTTGACAGTGCGTGCACGGCTCGCCGAGCTGCCGGCCAACGAGACGTTGTCGCCGCCGCCCGGCCCCCTGCCGGCATTCGAGAATCAGGGTATTCAAGCGGTGAACCTTGGCAGCTTGGAAGAATCGGATTTGCGGAAACCCTGGCGGGGCGGGGTGAAAGTAACGGCGGTGGCGCGCTACAGCCCGGCGGAACAAGCCGGGCTCATGGTGGATGACATCATCGTGGCGGTGAATCGCCAGCCGGTGCACACCACCGGCGAGCTGGCCGAGCAGTTGCGCCGTTTTGCGGCCGGCTCGGCAGTGATGCTGGCAGTGTTGCGCGCCGCCGGGCTGTATCACCTCTTTCTCGAAGTTTATTGA